The nucleotide window CCTGCGCCGGGTGCTGGTGTGCGACGGGGGCGCCCCCGCAACTCGCCCTCGCCAGGCGTGCAGAGCTTTTTTACCCGCGACGGAATCAAGCCGGCCGAGCTGCTGCGTATCGGTCTGGAACAGCTCCGGCCGTATACGACGGTGGAAGTACGCCCCGCCCGCGTGACGCAGCTTGCTACCGCCCCAGACCATTTCGAGCTGCAGGCAGAAGGCGAATCGGGGCGGACCTTTACCGTGACGGCCCGCAAAGTACTGTTGGCTACGGGGGTGGAGGATGAGCTGCCGCCCGTGCCCGGCATGCGCGACCTGTGGGGCCATGGCGTGCTGCACTGCCCTTACTGCCACGGCTGGGAAGTGCGCGGGCAGGCGCTGGCTGTGTACGGCCGCGGCAAAATGGTGACGGGTATGGCCCTGCTGATAAGCCGCTGGGCCACGGACGTAATAGTATGCACCGACGGGCCGGGCCACCTGAGCGAAAATGCCCGCCGCCGGCTGCGCCAACAGAAAATCCGGATAAACGAAGAGCCCATCAGCCACCTGGAAGGCAAGCCTAACGGGGAGCTGCGCTATATCGT belongs to Hymenobacter cellulosilyticus and includes:
- a CDS encoding FAD-dependent oxidoreductase, producing the protein MPHLSASLPRRRPATLSATDYDVIIIGAGSAGLSAALTLGRCLRRVLVCDGGAPATRPRQACRAFLPATESSRPSCCVSVWNSSGRIRRWKYAPPA
- a CDS encoding NAD(P)/FAD-dependent oxidoreductase, whose protein sequence is MQSFFTRDGIKPAELLRIGLEQLRPYTTVEVRPARVTQLATAPDHFELQAEGESGRTFTVTARKVLLATGVEDELPPVPGMRDLWGHGVLHCPYCHGWEVRGQALAVYGRGKMVTGMALLISRWATDVIVCTDGPGHLSENARRRLRQQKIRINEEPISHLEGKPNGELRYIVFENGEKLARHAIFVHPHQHQRASFAEQLGCRLTSKGAIWIDKHVQTSVRGCMPPATSPPAPESHTGCCRRNPGSYCHARSPDPGGVP